In Papaver somniferum cultivar HN1 chromosome 1, ASM357369v1, whole genome shotgun sequence, a genomic segment contains:
- the LOC113350800 gene encoding F-box/kelch-repeat protein At3g06240-like, translating to MHLKISSHRDSSHHLLVGGYDKGLKDAIYSISYDLSEASMRKGGLNVYLHESLGYEVELSRTCYPYKSLGYGVELLDSCNGLVFLVYFDSDNNHGGSGCREDLFFCLWNPATGEYKKIVKPTSNFAYVKFSMCAFGYDHKSDDYKLVIGVDNGQVSSSVHIYTLGSDSWKSTVTVNYSFDSDRKSGLFVNGGFHWLADEEQGKLIVSLDINEERFGEIELPTELEANERCSYITEGLLDGRLCVLVADDGYYNPRAVGVWVMQDYGVRETWDKCYDITHEKLTDELSDRYSPCLKFICSLKDGEILFMTLDKLVLYDPKNRSAGERYTGSVKGFRSKVNYFESLVSVHSGTCMRKRKREESNETQEAYEEKHENVLLEWLAL from the coding sequence ATGCATCTAAAAATTTCTTCCCATAGAGATAGTTCTCATCATCTCTTGGTTGGAGGTTATGATAAGGGCCTCAAGGACGCAATCTACTCCATAAGTTACGATTTATCAGAAGCTTCTATGAGGAAGGGGGGACTCAATGTATACTTACATGAATCGTTAGGTTATGAAGTTGAATTATCTAGAACGTGCTACCCGTATAAATCCTTAGGTTATGGAGTTGAATTACTAGattcttgcaatggtctggttttCCTTGTGTATTTTGACAGTGATAATAACCATGGTGGCAGTGGTTGTCGCGAGGATTTATTCTTCTGTCTTTGGAACCCGGCTACTGGAGAATACAAGAAGATAGTCAAACCAACAAGTAACTTTGCTTATGTCAAGTTCTCGATGTGTGCTTTTGGttatgatcacaagagtgatgaTTACAAATTGGTAATTGGTGTGGATAATGGACAAGTTTCTTCATCAGTCCATATCTATACATTAGGATCTGATTCATGGAAAAGCACCGTAACAGTCAATTATTCTTTCGATTCTGATCGGAAATCCGGGTTATTTGTTAATGGAGGTTTTCATTGGTTAGCCGATGAAGAGCAAGGCAAGCTCATAGTTTCATTGGATATCAACGAAGAGAGATTTGGAGAAATAGAACTGCCAACAGAACTTGAGGCGAATGAACGCTGTTCGTATATTACCGAAGGATTGTTGGACGGACGTTTATGTGTACTCGTCGCTGATGATGGTTATTATAATCCCCGTGCAGTTGGAGTCTGGGTAATGCAAGATTATGGAGTTCGAGAAACTTGGGATAAATGTTATGACATTACCCATGAGAAATTAACTGACGAACTCTCTGATCGGTATAGCCCTTGTTTGAAGTTCATATGTTCTTTAAAGGATGGTGAGATTCTATTCATGACTCTGGATAAGTTGGTTTTATATGACCCGAAAAATAGAAGTGCTGGTGAACGATATACGGGGAGTGTAAAGGGATTTAGATCAAAAGTAAATTATTTTGAAAGCTTAGTTTCAGTTCACTCTGGTACTTGCAtgaggaaaagaaaaagagaggaatCAAATGAAACACAAGAAGCCTACGAAGAAAAACATGAGAATGTGTTGTTAGAGTGGTTGGCTTTGTAG